A segment of the Candidatus Neomarinimicrobiota bacterium genome:
GCCGGATTGCTTCCGATCATGTGGGGTCACGGAACGGGAGCGCAGGCTATGAGGAGGATAGCTGCTCCGATGGTGGGGGGAATGATATCCTCGACAGTTCTGACGCTACTTCTGATACCGGCGATCTATGTTTTATGGAAAAGTTATCTGCTGAAGAAAGAGTTAAAAAGCTGACAAAAAGCGAATGCTGACAAACCGGAAGTGTTTGCACAGTTTTTAATCCTGCTTCTTTTTCAATTCTGATATTATCATGCCCCCGAATATCAGTGCGCCTCCGATAATTCCACGAATTCCTAAAACCTCTCCAAGGATTATGTATGCTATGAGCGCGGCTGCGACCGGTTCGAATGAATATATAATTGCCGCTCTTGTCGATGAAGTATATCGCTGGTATTTTGTAATTATGTAAAAATTTAACACAGTAGGAAAAAGCGCAGTGCCGATGATAATCGATAACAGGGTTACGTTGATTTCAAAGCGGGGTGTTTCAAATAGAATTGTGGTAATGAGCCCTATCAGTCCGGTAACGAATACTTGAAGGAATGTTAGCTGAATAAAATTATACCGCTTACTGTAAATCTGCAACGCCACCGTATGTGCGGCGAAGGCTACCGCACCGACAGCCGTGAACCGATCGCCGTAGTTAAAGCTGTTTCCTTCAGGAGACGTTAGAAAATATAATCCGATTATAGCAAGGAATACACCAACCCAGAGTAATTTCCGCGGTATGATTTTTTCGAATATCATGGAAAAGAACGGGACCATAACAACGAACGTTCCGGTTACAAAAGCAGATTTCGAAGCAGTTGTATAATCGAGTCCGTAAGTCTGGGCTCCGAATCCAACGCCCAATAGAAAACCCATGATAATTCCCGCACGAAGGGTATCCTTATCTAACTTGAGAATTACTTTTCTAAACAGGATAAAAAGTATTATCGAGGCTAAAAAGAACCGGAACGTCAGAAATAATAACGGTGAACTAAAGTCTAAGGCGACTTTCACGGCGATGAAGGAAGAACCCCAGATGACGGTAATCCCGAGAAGATATAAATCTGCCCGCAGCTTAGAAGGAATATTTGAATGGTTTTGTATCATGAGTTAAAAATATGAATAAAGAGTTGGAGTTCATAATGATAAGAATAAGGCGGGGAATGAGAGACACACTGTAAAGAGATAAATACTCATATTTCAGTTGCCGGCTAAATCTACCGATAAGATTAGTTAAAGGGATAAATAGAAAGCTGGTTTAGCTGATGGAATATACCTGTAAGATTCTGGTGATGGATGATGAAGCCGCATTAAG
Coding sequences within it:
- a CDS encoding DMT family transporter, which produces MIQNHSNIPSKLRADLYLLGITVIWGSSFIAVKVALDFSSPLLFLTFRFFLASIILFILFRKVILKLDKDTLRAGIIMGFLLGVGFGAQTYGLDYTTASKSAFVTGTFVVMVPFFSMIFEKIIPRKLLWVGVFLAIIGLYFLTSPEGNSFNYGDRFTAVGAVAFAAHTVALQIYSKRYNFIQLTFLQVFVTGLIGLITTILFETPRFEINVTLLSIIIGTALFPTVLNFYIITKYQRYTSSTRAAIIYSFEPVAAALIAYIILGEVLGIRGIIGGALIFGGMIISELKKKQD